A section of the Lepus europaeus isolate LE1 chromosome 10, mLepTim1.pri, whole genome shotgun sequence genome encodes:
- the NTS gene encoding neurotensin/neuromedin N has translation MKAAMKIQLVCVMLLAFSSWSLCSDSEEEMKALEADLLTNMHTSKITKASVPSWKMTLLNVCSFVNNLNSQAEETGEVREEELVTRRKFPTTLDGFSLEAMLTIYQLQKICHSRAFQHWELIQEDILDNGNDKNEKEEVIKRKIPYILKRQLYENKPRRPYILKRGSYYY, from the exons ATGAAGGCAGCAATGAAAATCCAGCTGGTATgcgtgatgcttctggcttttagCTCCTGGAGTCTGTGCTCAG ATTCTGAAGAGGAAATGAAAGCATTAGAAGCAGATTTATTGACCAATATGCATACATCAAAG ATCACTAAAGCTAGTGTTCCTTCTTGGAAAATGACCCTGCTCAATGTTTGCAGTTTTGTAAATAACCTGAACAGCCAAGCTGAAGAAACAGGAGAGGTTCGGGAAGAGGAGCTTGTTACAAGAAGGAAATTCCCTACCACTTTAGATGGCTTTAGCTTGGAAGCAATGCTGACAATATACCAGCTCCAAAAAATCTGCCACAGCAGAGCCTTTCAACACTGGGAG TTGATACAGGAAGATATTCTTGATAATggaaatgacaaaaatgaaaaggaagaagtcaTAAAGAGAAAAATTCCTTACATTCTGAAGCGGCAGCTGTATGAAAATAAGCCCAGAAGACCCTATATCCTCAAAAGAGGTTCTTACTACTACTGA